A genomic segment from Fundulus heteroclitus isolate FHET01 chromosome 6, MU-UCD_Fhet_4.1, whole genome shotgun sequence encodes:
- the LOC105930311 gene encoding crystallin J1A — MTSAVANRAIGAIVGSAVADAAAQPLHWVYDLQKLKGILAQDPNPEFRSESANPFYRRETGQQSCYGDQAYVLLESLSECGGLNVDDLKQRTLKFFGPGSEYDTPVNDPYRDRSGPRPQLPIEGPWRHASLKGFIKNVDAGKEETGCETDCQIDGIAKLAPVVAFYAGQPDMLERVEQAIRVTQNNDECVAETLAAARFLEHFILTGPDPKALDAVLNQLNDPNRKHPQDLDKAVTGHIHQVKEYLSKPPQELIPTVFPNTUGLPGAFQAALHGVLTAREFETAIRDTISCGGCTCSRASFIGACVGAQIGLERIPASWMSKTSRCNSVLAHAKKIAEHHL; from the exons CTCAGCCCCTCCACTGGGTGTACGACCTCCAGAAACTGAAGGGGATCCTGGCTCAGGATCCAAACCCTGAGTTCCGCTCCGAGTCGGCCAATCCATTCTACCGGAGGGAGACGGGTCAGCAGAGCTGCTACGGGGACCAGGCTTATGTTCTCCTCGAGTCCCTTTCAGAATGTGGAG GTCTAAATGTGGACGATCTGAAACAGCGCACACTGAAGTTCTTTGGACCAGGTTCAGAGTACGACACTCCTGTCAATGATCCCTACCGAGACCGTAGTG gaCCAAGACCTCAGCTGCCCATTGAAGGACCGTGGAGACACGCAAGCTTGAAGGGCTTCATAAAGAACGTTGACGCAGGCAAAGAAGAGACAG GCTGTGAGACGGACTGTCAGATTGATGGCATAGCCAAGCTGGCCCCTGTAGTGGCTTTTTacgccggacaacctgacatGCTGGAAAGGGTTGAACAGGCCATCCGAGTCACCCAGAACAACGATGAGTGTGTGGCAGAAACCCTGGCAGCAGCAAG GTTTTTGGAGCATTTCATCCTGACCGGTCCAGATCCAAAAGCTTTGGATGCGGTGCTAAATCAGCTCAATGACCCCAACAGGAAGCACCCCCAGGACTTGGACAAAGCAGTGACTG GACACATTCATCAGGTGAAGGAGTATTTATCAAAGCCTCCGCAGGAGCTGATCCCCACTGTGTTTCCCAACACATGAG GTTTGCCAGGTGCATTCCAGGCGGCGTTGCATGGGGTCCTGACAGCCAGAGAGTTTGAGACGGCCATCAGAGACACCATTAGCTGTGGGGGGTGCACCTGCAGCAGAGCCTCCTTCATTGGAGCCTGCGTTGGAGCCCAG ATCGGGCTGGAGAGAATCCCAGCATCTTGGATGAGCAAAACCTCCCGATGCAACTCCGTGCTGGCGCACGCCAAGAAGATTGCCGAGCATCACTTGTAA